One Archangium violaceum genomic window, GGGCGTGCGCAGCTTCGAGGCTCGCAACAACATCCGAGCGATGAAGCCCGGCGACCTGTGCCTCTACTACCATTCGAACGAGGGCAAGGCCGTGGTGGGCGTGGCCCGGGTGCTCACCGATCCCGGACCGGATCCCACCGCGCCCGGTGAGGACTGGGCCTCGGTGGAAGTGGGGCCCGTGGTGGCGCTCGAGGAGCCGGTGACGCTCGCCACCATCAAGGCCACCCGCGAGCTGAAGGACTTCCCGCTCATCACCCGGAGCCGGCTGAGCGTGGCGCCCGCCACCGCCGAGCACTTCAAGCACATCCTCGCCATGAGCGGGACGAAGCTGCCCCGGGCGAAGTGAGCGGAGCGCGGCGGCTCAGGCGTTGGCCGGGTGCAACTTCTGCTGCAGGAGGTTCGCCCGGTTGCGCGCCGACAACAGCTGCTGCCGCAGCGACTCGGCGTCGCGCGCCACGTCGACGAAGTCCTGCGCCTCCGCGTCGCTCGCCAGGGAGCCGGCGCTCTCCGCCACCTTCGACATCCGGTCGTTCACCATCTGCAGCGAGGAGATGATGTCCTCGGCCTTCACCGGCTCGCCCTTCTGCGTCCGGCTGGCCAGCTCCTGCATGTGCGAGCTGAGCAAGCCCGCCTCCTGCCCCAGCGCCGCGAAGCGCTCCATCAACGACTGGTACACCTTCGTGCGCTCCTGCAGCTCCAGCGCCCGGTTGTTCACCTCGGCCGCCAGCACCTGCTGCCGATCCCTCCAGCCGTTGAGCACCGAGAGCAGCGAGCGCATGTTCGCCACCATCCGCTCGTCGCAGTCCGCCACCTGGTTGAGCAGCTTGCCCATCCGCTCCAGGTGCTTCTGCGACCGGAGCTCGCCCGTGCGGACCTCCTCCGCGAGGATCTCGAACTTGCGCAGCTCCTCTTCGATCGCCATCGCGGCGTTGACCAGCTCGGAGGAATCGGACTGCTGCCGCTTACTCATAGGTGCTGCTCCCGTCGGGAAGAGGAGGGGCCGAGCCCTGTTCCTAACAGATCCCCTTCCAACTCACTTCCCCGAAGTGGCCTGAAGCGATGCCGGAGCAACCCGCGCCAGCTTCGGCCCCACGAAGGTGTGCCGCTGAAATGCCACCCAGTAGACAGTCAACAGGATCAGGGCCCCGGCGAACGTGTACCCGGCCAGCTCGTTGGGGGGCAGGACGAAGAGCACCATCACCACCGCGCACCAGCCGAGCGCCACCACGTTCACCAGCGTGGAGTAACGTCCCAGGTCCCACGGTCCCCGGTGCGTCCACGTCCCATTGCGCCGCGCGATCAGGCCCACCAGCACGGGCAGTGCGTACGAGGCGTAGAGCGCCAGGGTGCTGAGCGCCACCATGGCGGCGTAGGCCCCGCTCCAGATGGCCACCAGGAAGGCCGCCGCCACCGACACCCAGATGGCCACATGCGGGCTGCGGTAGCGCGGTGACACGCGCGCGAGCAGCGGAGAGGCCGGCAACCCCCCATCCCGCGCGAACGCGAAGAGCATGCGCGAGTTGGACGTCACCGAGGACAGCCCGCAGAACCACATGGCCCCGATGGCGATCCACACCAGCGCCCCGCCGAGCGCGGGCCCGAGCGACTCGCGCAGCACGTGCAGGAAGGGGTTGGGCGCGGCGGCCGCGGCCGACAGGTCTCCAATCGCCAGCGTCACCCCCGCCAGTAGCACGTACCCCACCACCGCGCTCACCGCCACGGACA contains:
- a CDS encoding EVE domain-containing protein; protein product: MAKPQYWLIKSEPSVYAYAQLEKDGRTEWTGVRSFEARNNIRAMKPGDLCLYYHSNEGKAVVGVARVLTDPGPDPTAPGEDWASVEVGPVVALEEPVTLATIKATRELKDFPLITRSRLSVAPATAEHFKHILAMSGTKLPRAK